Genomic window (Stenotrophomonas maltophilia):
GCCCTCCATGTGCAGTTCCTTCATCACGTCCTTCAGCGACTGGTTGGCCACGTTGACCACGCGGGTGGCGCCCATGTCGGCGGCCAGCTTCAGGCGGAAATCATTGACGTCGGTCACCACCACGTTGCGCGCACCGATGTGCTTGCAGATGCCTGCGGCGATGATGCCGATCGGGCCGGCGCCGGTGATCAGCACGTCCTCGCCGATCACGTTGAACTCCAGCGCGCAGTGCGCGGCGTTGCCGTAGGGATCGAAGAACGCGGCCAGCTCGGACGGAATCTGGTCCGGGATCGGCCACAGGTTGCTGGCCGGCATCACCATGTATTCGGCGAACGCGCCGTTGACGTTGACGCCGATGCCGACGGTGTTCGGGCACAGGTGCGGACGGCCGCCACGGCAGTTGCGGCAGTGGCCGCAGACGATGTGGCCTTCGGCAGAGACGCGCTGGCCGATCTCATAGCCGGTCACGGCCGAGCCGAGTGCGGCGACGCGACCGACGAATTCGTGGCCGATGGTCAGACCCGGCTTGATCGTGCGCTGGCTCCACTCGTCCCACAGGTAGATGTGCAGGTCGGTACCGCAGATCGCGGTCTTCTCGAGCTTGATCAGGACCTCGTTCGGGCCCGGGGTCGGCACCGGAACTTCTTCCAGCCAGATGCCCTTG
Coding sequences:
- the tdh gene encoding L-threonine 3-dehydrogenase, with protein sequence MKALVKREAAKGIWLEEVPVPTPGPNEVLIKLEKTAICGTDLHIYLWDEWSQRTIKPGLTIGHEFVGRVAALGSAVTGYEIGQRVSAEGHIVCGHCRNCRGGRPHLCPNTVGIGVNVNGAFAEYMVMPASNLWPIPDQIPSELAAFFDPYGNAAHCALEFNVIGEDVLITGAGPIGIIAAGICKHIGARNVVVTDVNDFRLKLAADMGATRVVNVANQSLKDVMKELHMEGFDVGLEMSGNPRAFNDMLDCMYHGGKIAMLGIMPKGAGCDWDKIIFKGLTVQGIYGRKMYETWYKMTQLVLSGFPLGKVMTHQLPIDDFQKGFDLMEEGKAGKVVLSWN